TTGCACTGATCACCTGCATTCATGTATATATCATTCTGCTTAgcaatctttatttttatttaagtgttTGTCTTATCGTATGTCTCGCACAAAGTACctaatttcctaatgttgtaaatctgctcaacatttggcaataaaaccctttctgattctaaTTCTAATTCTAAATTGGtcataggggatcatatgattgttgggtttttctctgtatgtattttaaaaagtgcctTGAGACAGCcgatgttgtgatttggcattgtataaattgaattgaattgaattgaattgaattgaattgaattaaattgaattgaattgaaagcaAGGAGAGCAGAAAACCTGATAATATTTTATCAGGTCTTCTGTTTTCCTTGCTTTTAACTGTCAACAGTGGAGAGAGTATGGCATCTGTTATATATCTGTTATAATGGCTAGATACCTCTGTTGCGTAGAGAATGTCAATTATCCTGCTGAGAATGGGGTTGTTTTCACTCTCGTGCTCCTGGCAGATCAGCTCGATATCCCGTAGTTTGCTGAAGTAGAAGTCTCTTTCCTTCTCAAGGCCATCTACAGTCAACTTCAACTCCATCAActtagaaagagagaaaaaggtgCTCAAGCTGATAATCAAAAACTAGTCTGGAGGATGAAATCAGAACAAAAGAGCCACACGGTCTTCTGTCCTTCCCGTTCAACTCAACTACCTGTTGATTTAGCTCCATGATTTCAGCATCACTGCCCCCATTTCTTGACAAAGTCGGATTCTTCCTCAAGGCTGGAGTGTTATGCTGGACCCGCTGTGGTGTTGGCATGTTTTTGGGAACTGTTGGGGATGTCCTCTGTGGTCCTGGAGTGGTTAGAGATGGTGGGAGTGGTTCAGCATTTCATTTAAGACagatttattgcacttattttgGCTTGTTAGCAGTTGTGGCGATGGATATAGCACATTATAGAGCGCTGATGCAATCATCTTGTAGAATCATTTTATGCCTTTGACATGTAAAAGGTTTCAAATTGTTTTACAACTAAACTGATAGAAACGACACATATTTAGAGTGCTGAGGTTAAATAGCCAAATTAtcgatttatttatataaatgacCAAAGGTTGAGTTGATTTGACTCAAgatcttaaaaagaaaagacctGTTGCCTACTAAACCTCTATAAGTGCTTAAGCAAAGGTGTTTCAGATAAACTCAAAGACAAAACATGCGAACACATTATCCAcaggctgtatataaaagatggaagtgGCTTCCAAGTCTTAAAAGTAACGCCAATCAAGTAGTGCcaaacttatttttatttatcattgttttctttttactggcCAGGATGGGTGGCTTTCCTGGTTGCAAATAGATTTTGGGACTGTGCACAAGTCAGTGAAAAAACGCCCTTAATTCTCACAATGTATTGGTCGCTTCGATACATTACAAATGATattcattttataaattatgGGCCTAGTAATGGTAAAATAATTGCTATTCTTCAAGGCGAAACAGGCTAAGGAACTGGCTGTTCAGTTTTTCTACTGCGCACATTTTTTAAGCCTGTTTTCCAAGTTGCTCAAACTGTTCATTATTAGCACCTGGCTAACCAAGATGGCTAACTAGTGCAAATACCGGACGCTCATGTTCAAATAAGGTAAATCCCAGACTTGAGGCTTCAAAACAGCAGCCCACAATACAATGGGtgacatccatcttttatatacagtctatggtattttcagttttaaaaataagtgCAATCATTCTTCCCATTTATAACACACTGCTTGCTAGTGACAAAGTCACAAAGCAGGCTTATGACATACTACAGCTTAAATTAGATTGTTTGCCATGATCTTCAAGCAATAAGCTTTCACAGAGACAGAGCGAGGCTGTTCAGGTTGACACCATTCTCGTTAGTAGAAAGGGAAAAATTTGTTGTTTATCAAACCAGCTTTAATAGAGACAAAGCTGCAACAGTGTTGCATCAGTCGCTCGATGCAGGACACTGGGGAAATAACTATATTTGctgtttctgcaggtgtttGGGCATTATTGATCATGATCGATCAGAACAAATGTGGATTTTCTGCCAAGCTAACGCTGCATCCCACTAGGCACTGTGACGATTACTAGAATATTACCAATGACTCACTTGTACCTAAAGTGTCATGGTTTTGCGAATGCTGGGCAGTGAGATGGATCAAAGAAGTCATTCTGTGAATCGTGCTGCTCACACCACTTGCTTGCAGGGAGCGCTTTTGAGCCATCCAAAGCTCAGCAAGACCGTGCAGCAAAGGCAAAATTTTTGGCTTTACCTTGGTTTCTCTTTGGTTTGTGGATAAAGTGATCACCTGGATTGGGGGGAGGGGCCACATCCTGCCCCTGTCTGGCTAGTAAAGGGTCATACTCCTTGCCGTCATAGTTGGCGTCGAAGAACTTCTTGAACCACTGCACAAATTCAAAGTTGTCCTGGAATTTCCCTTTTACAAGCTTTTCTACAGGAATTATCTGGACAATGGAAACAGGAAATGGTTGAAAAGCTCCACCTGACACACGCACATATAACATTATCAAAGGTAAAACAATTCATTATCTCAGGTATcatgaatgaaataaataataaaacaataacaaaggGATTCTGACTTTGTCGACACTCATCCGTTTAAAAGCTGCCTGAAGAACTTTGAAGTTGTGTATAAACTCATGCTCCAGCTTGGCTTGAAATTTGACCTTCTTCAGAAGAATGCACCCCGGAAACAACATGTCCATAAACTGGCAATACGCCGCTCCTTGAAAACATAAAGACACAACAAATTGATCTCGTTATTTCGGTCAAGAGTTGCCCCAAATGACCTCAGCAGCTTatttcaggggaaaaaaataacctCAGGCCTCACCTGAACAGAGCTGTTCAATCTTGGTGTAAGTGAGATGCAAAGAGTCGTTGACCCACGCCAGCATATCATGTCGGCTGAGGTTGTCAATGGACACAGATGTTGCGTAAACATTCACTGCCATCCCTGAGTCGAAAAGAGAGAAACAACCACTCAGCTACATTTTCCTGTTAGCAAGACTTGAAAGGAAGAATATTGGTCAATGATTCATCTCTCTGATTGGTCAGTGCAAGGTATGAGTATAAAAACGTAGGGATTGTCTTTATTATATAATCTAGGCAAAGTAACCATTCTGCATGCTCCTTAACCAAGCTACCAACTACTGTACATAACATTTACCAAGCTTCTTATATTGGATTTGAAAGACTGAAACAGGACTTATTTAGGTCTTTAATAATGATTATTATTGCAATTAATTACTTGCTAAAAACAATGTGCTTTTTTCTCATGCAAACACTGCAAAACATATAAGCCTACTATACATGATTACTATGCCATTATCTACTACACCACTATGGCTTTTAATCACTAACAATTAACAATCATtattaattagtttttaaaCTTTGGCTCGCTCCCATGTGTGCCTTTTCCCTCTGCTCTTTTGtctttcccctcacccccaaccagctACAACTGCTCCTCCCTAATCCTAGTTCTGTcagaggcttcttcctgttaaaagggagtttttccttcccactgtcaccaagcacTTGCTCATAGAGTGTCaactgattgttggagttttctctctaatattataaggtctttaccttacaatatcaaAGCACCCGGgggttgctgtgatttggcgctatataaacaATGTTTATCTCAGTTAAACATAAAGAGATAGCAACACATTCAAGAAGCTGGAATTGGGAAATGTTAAACTGACTTCTGACTCCATTAACTTGTGAATCTACATCACTGCACTACTTTCACTGAAtccatttttttactgtactgaCCTGGATTTCTTCGTTGGGCCATGTTAATATTAAACCCTATAATCTATACAGACAGATTCCAAAACTGCACTGCAGTTTAATTTTTAGGAATTATTTTTTCACCCCCTGTCTGACTGTAAATCTTGGGGCTGGGCCACAATCTGTTGCAGCTGTAAAGCCCACTGAGAATGGGGATATCAACCTTTTGGGGAGGAAATTTGACTTTCAGACATAAACAGAGTCCCTAAGAAGCATCTTTATTCTCAGTTCTAATCTAAAAATGTGTTTCGAGCATAATCCTCCCTgattatacagagaaaaaaatccgGAGTATTTGTCAGCAGCTTTACACATCTGGCATCTCCAGCCTTCTCTGTGCTCACTTTGCTTGCCTGTTAATGCGGTGTCATGTCCAAATGATCTTGTAACACCTCAGACCCTTCCTGCACCAATATGCATACTAACACGGGCAACGTGGCGactttaaaatgatgctttttaAGGTCACACGCCGCTCTGTCTGCACCTGACAGCCAAAGACTAATGAAACCACGTCTGTCAGTTTTTAGTTTGCTGCTGAATCGTGCTGTGATTTCTGATGATAACACTTCTATTGTGAATGCACCTTCAGCAACGCTTTCTCCCACGGGCCATTGGCTATACTGAAATTGCATGGCTGTAGCGTCTAACCCTATGAGCAACTACTAGCCAGGATGAGGAAAAAATCACAATGTTTCAGCTACATGAGCAGCAAAGGACCACGCAGTGGGCGTACATTTATTAAATAAGGGCGCTCGTATCGAGAGCGGCGCACGAAGGGAAGTCTATCTATTCTCCAAAAATCTATCGGGCCTTGGAAAAAGCTCCCATAATGActgcagcaaaaaataaataaataaaataaataaaatcctgaGTGCAAACCGCTGAAGTCAAGCAAGAGCAAATGGGCGGGGGTCTGACATTTCAACCCGAGCTGAGAACAATAAATGTGCTCGTTTGCTGGGTGCTTTTGGTTAAAAAAGCCGCAACGCTGGGTGCTGCTCTCATAGCGGCCCCCTCTACAGGCCTCCCCGAATACCTCAGGACTGTCAGCACACGGGAAATATCCTCGCTGCATGGGAATAAAGCACAGCTCCCCGTTAAACCCCTTTACGTGCAGAAAAAAGGAGAGATTTAAGAGGCGGGGTGGGTCGGCAGGGCGTAAATGCGGCGATACTCACTGTATTCAGGAGCGTCTGTGTTGTTATCACGCTGGCAGTATTCCTTATGTCAATGCCCGTTGCTGTCGTCGTTGTCAGACCCTGCGCGGTGCAGTGCTTGGTAACGGGCCGCCCTGTCTGGGGCTGCAACAATCCAGCCTCTACTGCGCGTGCGCCCGACTCCATGCTGTTAAAGGTTCATTATAAATAGGACTTTGGCCTGTTCCAGCTAAGAGACACATGATGTGTCTGGTTGGATCTTAGGCCTGCGAGTGACAAGGTTTTTGTGGGGTCAGGCTTCACATGTTGCTGTTTTATCTGCTGCTGGATAAGATATGTGAGCGACGGACAAAGTGGAGTGatcattttttacaaataactgTTTTTAATTTCTACGGGTTGATTTAATGTGCAAACTGCTGTTAATCCTGGTGGGTCCAGTATTTTAGGTGTGATCTGTATCTATTATATCTACAGTATAAATTGAATTTAGTTTGACAGTTTCCCATCAAGTGGTCAGACCctttttggaaaaaaagaaaaggcactCTTATATTTTTTGTCTATTTATATATGCCAtctgttttcagttatttacATTTGACCTATTAAGTGAAAATTGTTATTGGTGAAATGTGGCAAAGGAGCCTAACAAGCCAAAAGAGTTACTAGCAATGGCAAATGTCTACTAAATATAGAGAAgtatgaaaaatgtaatgtaaaagcATAAAACTGGATAAAATTGTAATTTTCACGTGAAAGAATGTGCAGTATATCGAGTATAGCCAGGAATCAGACACAGGATTTGATTTCATTATTGTTTATTTGCACTCACATCATGTGATAGAGAGCTGCAAGGGGGGCAAAAAAGGAGATAAAAGGATTCAATGTGACGACACATTGTTCAGCACCAGTGTACGTTAGGTGGGGAAAAGACACAGCATAATGCACTGGAGCAAAATGTGAACTCTGTCCAAAAAGAAACAGTGATGGAGGAGTTTTACTAGAACATGCATGAAGATCTTGTGAACATAACTGATTCTAAAATGAGCTAAATCCTGAATGCATGATCAAAatacaaaaagagagagaatcGGTTACCGAGACAAATATTCACACGTAGTAACTACAAAATGAACAGTAAAAATACAGTATTAGAGAACATGAAAAAGTATCAGTGCTTTTCTGTAATTGctaaacaaacatacaaacttTCAGTGTCATAAGAAGGCATTTGATCCTCTGAAGATTTCAACTTTATGAACACTAAAGTGGATCCCTTCACCGCTTCTATACAGAGCTTAACAAATTTTATCAGACCACCTGtcataaaaaacaagaaaacacaaatattttataaaTCTGTCAAAAACTTACTTAAAACTAAAATTATATTGTTTGTTAGGCAAGtaaaatatacttttttatACCCAAATTTTGAGCAGGCACAAATTTGGGTCAGAAATTATTCAAGCACAACATTCAACcactaaaataaatgtttctacTTAGGAATGTAAGTAAATAGCTGTAATTTGGCATCTGAATCAAAAAATGATCATGTGCTTAActattttgtctcttttttttgtaaaagtaCATTTGAAAATTCAGGAGTTAATTTGGGGCACCAGTGGTATAAACCTCACACTGTGTGGTGGTCTAATAGGTTTGTTGAGCACTGTATGTGCTTCACAGTGGTGTGCTACATTAGACGTGTCAGTCAGATGACCTTTAACACCCTGACCACAGTGAACCAAAGTTGTTAAAAGTGCCTACTCTAAAAGAAAGCACAGCAATCAACATGTCATGATCTGCACCAGTGGTACGGGATGATGTGTTCTCAGGTGAGAAAAAGGCCATTTGGGTGAGACTGTTTGTTCTCTGTGGAAATAAATATGATCAGAAAAGATGCTAACATGTTTAGTATCAGTGCTTGTTAAAGTTCTTCTAACTATGCTAACATGCACAGTACATTCACATTTGGTGGAGGTGGAACAGAAATCTATTCTGCTATAAGGCTGTTGAACCTGATGAACCAGTGAGCAAAGACTTCATGTTCTTATTTGTGAAATCATTCCAACAAAGTAGCATCAAAAGAACATAACAAATAatgcaatataaaaaaattataacaaaAAACAGTAAGCTTGAATTATGATATTCCTCATCATTTGATCAATAGCAACTCTTCCTTTCACaactgacatttttaatgtcacgTCGACATCCTCGTAGGAATTTGTCACATTTCATTCATCGTGGCTCTGAGTAAAAAGACATTTTGTGACACTTGTGACATGAAATCATGTAAAAAGGCATCTAAATAGTACATGATACAAGTGCAAAATCGTATTTTACAGTGAGGTAACACAATCGCATCATAAAAACCTTGACTCACCTTCATATTTCTAAAACTGTTAATAAGACTCAACATTTTTCCCCTACCAGGATCCAATAACCAAAGTAACTCAACTGCAACTCAATTTATATCTGCTGCTTATATTTGGTTAACATTTCACTGGAATTTGGTAGCAATAACCACTTAGCAAACATTTTTCCCTGGCCGTATTGCAGTATAATTACAGCCATACAATTTTACAATTCTAAATAACAGCACTGagttcaaaatgaaaacatgactccGTTACTCCACACATGTTCTAAAGTAAAACAAGTCTTCTTGCTTGGCCATACATTTTCCTCGAATATCATTCTTCTGCTTTAAGTAGCGGCATTCTGACTGGTTACCAGATCCCGCTGGATCTTCCACCAGGAGGAGCAAGGATCCTCGCTGAGGATCTCTTTGGAATGTTGTCATCGATTTGAGCACCTGGAGCAACCGGGGACAAGATCACGTTGGATTAGGCAgcgaaaaacaaacaactgctATTGCCTTGAAGAACTTACTTGAAGCTCAGTCATACTTTGCAGTAGTACAGTAAAGGCTTCTCTAAAGAGCTTATGTTAAGTTCCGGGGAGATTTAGGAAATGGAGCATAACTAAAAGGATGGaagtgtttgtttgctttccaTTTAATCAAAGCATTTATGGTTTTGATAAAATTATTGGTAAGTAATTTGTTGTAAGGTACAAATACAAGGATTCCTTCAGCATAAATGTTCACTATAACTACACTCCAATTATTATCTTCCCAGGTGAAGTGACTTCCCAGGCATAAAGCAACACTTGTTGCACAGTTAGAATCATTATTGGAGTTTTAACCTTTTCAGACGTGTTCTTCAGCATGCACCTTGGAAGCAGGTGAGATTCTGTCAGAAACCTTTACTCTGTTTCTACTGAGACTCTTTGCTGCCTGTCATTCGTCATTTCTACCTCAGCAGCTTGCCAGTAAGTACTGCTCTGATTATGCAGGCCTAAACAAACAAGTTTTATCCCAAACATGGGACAACTATAGTCTTCAGCTGCCTTAAAGTGCTGTTATTCAAAGTTACTTTGACTATAGCACCCTCATCAGGCCAGTCATTAGACATTTTATAAAACCAGCAGCAGCGCCACCAAATCACAAGCTACCAGTGTCCCGTAGCTTCCATTAACATGGAAATTCCTCCTTTTGTGTATCTATAACATAATTATTAAATTCACAATGCCATGTGTATGAATCAGCTGGTCCTCACCAGACAGGCTGAAGCTGGACTCATGGAGGTCCCTCATGCCCCCATGCCGGGTGCAGGGGCGTGTCGGAGTGTCCAGATCTGAAGAGCCGGTGTCTCTTTTTCCAGAATTTGCCACGGCAACAACTTCACCTGTGTAGGGTTCCCGCTCCACAGCTTTCACCGCCTGGCACTGGCAGAAACATATAGCAATAAGTATTccttaaaaacaataatttcaaCAAACTACACTGCAGGCTTCCTGTAAAAATGTAGAGAACATAAGTTGAAGTAGCACGTACTTTACTGACTTTATAAATTAATCTCATTACAGTCTTCAAATCCTCTAATCTTGTCTGACATTTCCCCTTTTCAGAATCTAAAGTTCACACACCCTGATCCAAGAATTCTTATCAATTattaagatcttttttttttttttttttaaaaagcaaaaaaaaatatgatgataATAGGATCAGCAAACTCCCCTGGCTGTCCTCAAAACCCTAGCAGTGGCTTTATGTTCCACCAGGGGGCACTGAAAGCAATGCATGTTTTAGCAACTGTATATTTCTCAACCCCACTGCAAAATTTCTTAGATGCTAACTACACCTCCAGAATCAAGTGGGAAACACTGAGCTTTGTGGTGGAAGCTCCAACAATTGCCAACATTTTCCCTGTCACAGAATATCCCAATTGATTGACATCTATTTGGTCAACTCTGGTTAAATATACAAATTCGTTTTTGATTTTCTAGCTTTCCATCTTTTGTAGTTCCACTATGGAGGATGAGACATAAAATCACAATAAACAACAATTATACATATAACTAAGGAGAAATATAGTGTGAAA
This is a stretch of genomic DNA from Pelmatolapia mariae isolate MD_Pm_ZW linkage group LG16_19, Pm_UMD_F_2, whole genome shotgun sequence. It encodes these proteins:
- the mapre3a gene encoding microtubule-associated protein RP/EB family member 3a, with protein sequence MAVNVYATSVSIDNLSRHDMLAWVNDSLHLTYTKIEQLCSGAAYCQFMDMLFPGCILLKKVKFQAKLEHEFIHNFKVLQAAFKRMSVDKIIPVEKLVKGKFQDNFEFVQWFKKFFDANYDGKEYDPLLARQGQDVAPPPNPGPQRTSPTVPKNMPTPQRVQHNTPALRKNPTLSRNGGSDAEIMELNQQLMELKLTVDGLEKERDFYFSKLRDIELICQEHESENNPILSRIIDILYATEEGFAPPDDEDLDEQAHLDQDEY